The Opitutales bacterium ASA1 genome window below encodes:
- the yjjX gene encoding inosine/xanthosine triphosphatase — protein sequence MASANPVKIAATRLGFERMFGPEATARYEFSGVSVPSGVSHQPMDDVETLHGAESRARNARAAEPEADYWVGLEGGVEDREGVLHGFAWIVVLAGMREGRSRTASFEIPPAIAALVRQGVELGHADDQVFGRTNSKQGNGAVGLLTADVIDRVALYEPAVVLALIPFRNPTLYPARGDET from the coding sequence CCAATCCGGTCAAGATCGCCGCGACGCGCCTCGGCTTCGAGCGTATGTTCGGTCCCGAAGCGACGGCACGATACGAGTTCTCGGGTGTGTCCGTACCGAGCGGCGTGAGTCATCAACCGATGGACGACGTGGAGACGCTGCACGGCGCGGAGTCGCGCGCCCGCAACGCCCGCGCCGCCGAGCCGGAGGCGGACTATTGGGTCGGACTCGAAGGCGGCGTCGAGGACCGCGAGGGCGTCTTGCACGGCTTCGCTTGGATCGTCGTGCTCGCGGGTATGCGCGAGGGACGCAGCCGGACGGCGTCGTTCGAAATCCCGCCGGCCATCGCGGCACTCGTCCGGCAAGGCGTCGAACTCGGACACGCGGACGACCAAGTCTTCGGCCGTACCAATTCGAAGCAGGGCAACGGCGCCGTCGGTCTGCTCACCGCGGACGTGATCGACCGTGTCGCGCTCTACGAGCCGGCCGTGGTGTTGGCGTTGATCCCGTTTCGGAATCCGACGCTGTATCCGGCACGCGGAGACGAGACGTAG
- a CDS encoding DeoR/GlpR family DNA-binding transcription regulator gives MRVPAHIVEERRRQLRELVRRDGFIPVAEICERFGVSIATARRDLAAIENDGHITRTYGGALADYNTSFASIGERDRMARSAKSIIAAAAERKTPRDGTVYLDAGTTVLALARLLAGRTSRQQLTVVTNSLAVATVLGGAPGITLHLIGGVFLHRQSVLFGEQSIEALRNWRFDAAFLGGQSLDATGIWNSHAEIVDLQRAVIEHSTTAFFCLDATKLGRSTPHLVTRWPDAGMLVTDATREQLRAQQVPLAQVVLAR, from the coding sequence ATGCGCGTCCCGGCCCACATCGTCGAAGAGCGCCGTCGGCAGTTGCGCGAACTGGTCCGGCGCGACGGCTTCATCCCCGTCGCCGAAATCTGCGAGCGCTTCGGCGTATCCATCGCGACCGCACGCCGCGATCTCGCCGCGATCGAGAACGACGGCCACATCACGCGCACCTACGGCGGAGCGCTCGCCGACTACAACACGTCGTTCGCCTCCATCGGCGAGCGCGATCGCATGGCCCGCTCGGCCAAGTCGATCATCGCCGCCGCGGCCGAGCGCAAGACGCCGCGCGACGGCACCGTCTACCTCGACGCCGGCACCACCGTGCTCGCGCTCGCACGCCTGCTCGCCGGCCGCACGTCGCGACAGCAGCTCACGGTCGTGACCAACAGCCTCGCCGTCGCCACCGTACTCGGGGGCGCGCCCGGCATCACGCTCCACCTCATCGGCGGCGTGTTCCTGCACCGCCAGTCCGTGCTCTTCGGAGAACAATCGATCGAAGCGCTGCGCAACTGGCGATTCGACGCCGCCTTCCTCGGCGGACAAAGCCTCGACGCCACCGGCATCTGGAACTCGCATGCGGAGATCGTCGACCTCCAGCGCGCCGTGATCGAACACAGCACGACGGCGTTTTTCTGTCTCGACGCCACCAAGCTCGGCCGCAGCACGCCCCACCTCGTGACCCGCTGGCCCGACGCAGGCATGCTCGTGACCGACGCGACGCGCGAACAACTCCGCGCCCAGCAGGTGCCGCTCGCGCAGGTGGTGCTCGCCCGTTGA